From the Streptomyces sp. KMM 9044 genome, one window contains:
- a CDS encoding TIGR03767 family metallophosphoesterase, with protein sequence MSRIRPVAGSTALHRRSLLTATGALALSVGTGYALLPGDDQAVAAGRADDAADEAVPASSRQAPAAPLTPYTRGTTVAGVSAPRGGGGAGYRRLDEGPGWRRVVRGELAGARSGRDDRRATLAAFVQLTDLHVIDAQHPLRLEYLRSADVHAWRPHEALTVHGAVSLVERINSLRGAPVTGSPLHFAMTTGDNTDNNTRSELDWYLTALSGGRITPNSGDPRQYEGVQSSGLRQYWQPDATTRDADKQLGFPHLDGFLAAAVREVNSPGLNLPWYSTVGNHDTMPLGCYASHGDPYLTELAVGGRKLMELGAAEAKKLRRTIKKATDPRGVQYGAFLRSRARAMRPVTPDEARAPFTPAEYVEAHLAPSYRGFGPVGHGYSAANLDAGTQYYSFRVSEDVIGISLDTTDPGGHYTGSLGTAQLRWLERTLRTNRGARAIVFSHHTSKSMTNTHRDPARPDERRHDGAELVELLGGHPNVVAWVNGHIHRNAVTPHTGSAGSFWEISTASHVDFPQLARVIELVDNKDGTLSLFTTLVESAAPARTDYSDLTQTGLAALYRELSCNAPGARTDLGGTPQDRNTELLLKA encoded by the coding sequence ATGTCGCGCATACGCCCAGTAGCCGGCTCCACCGCACTCCACCGCCGTTCCCTCCTCACCGCCACCGGCGCCCTCGCCCTCTCCGTCGGCACCGGATACGCCCTGCTGCCCGGCGACGACCAGGCCGTGGCCGCCGGCCGTGCCGACGACGCCGCGGACGAGGCCGTACCGGCCTCCTCCCGGCAGGCGCCGGCCGCCCCGCTCACCCCGTACACGCGCGGCACCACCGTCGCCGGGGTGTCCGCACCGCGCGGCGGCGGTGGTGCCGGCTACCGGCGCCTCGACGAGGGGCCCGGCTGGAGGCGGGTGGTACGCGGCGAGCTGGCCGGTGCCCGCTCCGGCCGGGATGACCGCCGCGCCACGCTGGCCGCCTTCGTGCAGCTCACCGACCTGCATGTGATCGACGCGCAGCATCCGCTGCGCCTGGAGTACCTGCGCTCCGCCGATGTGCACGCCTGGCGGCCCCACGAGGCGCTCACCGTGCACGGCGCCGTCTCCCTCGTCGAGCGGATCAACTCCCTGCGCGGCGCCCCCGTCACCGGCTCCCCGCTGCACTTCGCGATGACCACCGGCGACAACACCGACAACAACACCCGCTCCGAACTGGACTGGTACCTGACCGCGCTCAGCGGCGGTCGCATCACCCCCAACAGCGGGGACCCGCGCCAGTACGAGGGCGTCCAGAGCAGCGGTCTGCGCCAGTACTGGCAGCCGGACGCCACCACCCGCGACGCCGACAAGCAACTCGGCTTCCCGCACCTCGACGGCTTCCTCGCCGCGGCCGTCCGCGAGGTGAACAGCCCCGGCCTCAACCTCCCCTGGTACTCCACCGTCGGCAACCACGACACGATGCCGCTCGGCTGCTACGCCTCCCACGGCGACCCGTACCTCACCGAGCTCGCCGTCGGCGGACGCAAGCTGATGGAGCTCGGGGCGGCCGAGGCGAAGAAGCTCCGGCGGACCATCAAGAAGGCCACCGACCCGCGGGGCGTCCAGTACGGCGCGTTCCTCAGGTCCCGGGCCCGCGCCATGCGGCCGGTGACCCCCGACGAGGCGCGCGCCCCCTTCACGCCCGCCGAGTACGTCGAGGCCCACCTCGCCCCCTCGTACCGCGGGTTCGGGCCGGTGGGGCACGGCTACTCCGCCGCCAACCTCGACGCGGGCACCCAGTACTACTCGTTCCGCGTCTCCGAGGACGTCATCGGCATCAGCCTCGACACCACCGACCCGGGCGGCCACTACACGGGCTCCCTCGGCACCGCCCAACTGCGTTGGCTGGAAAGAACACTGCGCACCAACAGGGGTGCCCGCGCGATCGTCTTCAGCCACCACACCAGCAAGTCGATGACGAACACGCACCGCGACCCGGCCCGCCCCGACGAGCGGCGCCACGACGGCGCGGAACTCGTCGAACTCCTCGGCGGCCACCCCAACGTGGTGGCCTGGGTCAACGGCCACATCCACCGCAACGCCGTCACCCCGCACACCGGCTCGGCCGGCTCCTTCTGGGAGATCTCCACCGCCTCCCACGTCGACTTCCCCCAACTCGCCCGCGTCATCGAGCTGGTGGACAACAAGGACGGCACCCTGTCCCTGTTCACCACCCTGGTCGAGTCCGCGGCCCCGGCCCGCACGGACTACAGCGACCTCACCCAGACCGGTCTCGCCGCCCTCTACCGCGAACTGTCCTGCAACGCCCCCGGCGCCCGCACCGACCTCGGCGGCACCCCCCAGGACCGCAACACGGAACTCCTGCTCAAGGCGTAG